In a single window of the Streptomyces cinnabarinus genome:
- a CDS encoding tetratricopeptide repeat protein encodes MDVMGDKATLLETGRFVQSSDRDEAGEAAEELRLRLAAEAGDVEAMSVLGALLLRRGDLDGAEPQLRAATAAGDRAAANNLGVLLHQRGYADEAAGWWRIAAVAGSAAAAHALGRHHRERGDEPAAEYWLRQSAEQGHALGAYALADLLEHRGDAGAGRWMRAAAERGHREAAYRLARALDRRGAGEADGDNGVDSDSDAEASEASGAAEAEQWYRQAAARGHRRAALHLGAILERRGELKEAGRWYLTSAKDGEARAACALGFLLRDAGDEESAAVWWLRAAQEGDGNAANALGALHAERGQTQTAERWYRAAMDAGDVNGAYNLGLLCAEQQRTAQAEQWYRRAAYAGHREAANALAILLLQGGDTAGSEPWFSKAAEAGSVDAAFNLGILFAGRGEDGVALRWYERAAAAGHTEAALQVGIARLRDGDESGAERHLRCAAGGGSAEAAYRLATVLDARRPPEPAHELGEIVHEKSECEEWYERAAGQGHRRAQVRVGMLAAARGDVVEAARWYREAAEAGSRNGAFNLGLLLAREGSEPEAAVWWTRAADAGHGRAALRLALVYARRGELAEGQGWADRAVALGPDEVSERAARLRDALREELSA; translated from the coding sequence ATGGACGTTATGGGGGACAAGGCAACTCTGTTGGAGACAGGGCGTTTTGTGCAGTCTTCCGACCGGGACGAAGCCGGTGAGGCTGCCGAGGAGCTGCGCCTGCGGCTCGCCGCCGAGGCCGGCGACGTCGAGGCGATGAGCGTCCTCGGCGCCCTGCTGCTGCGCCGCGGTGATCTCGACGGAGCCGAGCCCCAGTTGCGTGCCGCCACCGCCGCGGGCGACCGGGCCGCCGCCAACAACCTGGGAGTCCTCCTTCATCAGCGCGGGTACGCCGACGAGGCCGCGGGCTGGTGGCGGATCGCCGCGGTCGCCGGATCGGCCGCCGCCGCGCACGCGTTGGGCCGTCATCACCGCGAGCGCGGCGACGAGCCGGCCGCCGAGTACTGGCTGCGGCAGTCCGCCGAGCAGGGACACGCGCTGGGCGCCTACGCGCTCGCCGATCTGCTGGAGCACCGCGGTGACGCCGGGGCCGGGCGATGGATGCGGGCCGCCGCCGAGCGGGGGCACCGGGAGGCCGCGTACCGGCTGGCCAGAGCGCTGGACCGGCGGGGCGCGGGGGAAGCCGACGGTGACAACGGTGTCGACTCCGACTCCGACGCCGAGGCGTCCGAGGCGTCCGGTGCGGCCGAGGCCGAGCAGTGGTACCGGCAGGCCGCGGCGCGCGGGCACCGGCGGGCCGCGCTGCATCTCGGGGCGATCCTGGAGCGGCGCGGTGAGCTGAAGGAGGCCGGGCGCTGGTACCTGACCTCCGCCAAGGACGGCGAGGCACGGGCCGCCTGCGCGCTGGGGTTCCTGCTCCGGGACGCCGGGGACGAGGAGAGCGCCGCCGTGTGGTGGCTGCGGGCCGCCCAGGAGGGGGACGGGAACGCCGCGAACGCGCTCGGCGCGCTGCATGCCGAGCGGGGGCAGACCCAGACCGCCGAGCGGTGGTACCGGGCCGCGATGGACGCCGGTGATGTGAACGGCGCGTACAACCTCGGGCTGCTCTGTGCCGAGCAGCAGCGGACCGCGCAGGCCGAGCAGTGGTACCGGCGGGCGGCGTACGCCGGGCACCGGGAGGCGGCGAACGCGCTGGCGATCCTGCTGCTCCAGGGCGGGGACACCGCGGGTTCGGAGCCGTGGTTCTCCAAGGCCGCGGAGGCGGGGAGCGTGGACGCCGCCTTCAACCTCGGGATCCTCTTCGCCGGGCGCGGGGAGGACGGGGTCGCGCTGCGGTGGTACGAGCGGGCGGCGGCCGCCGGGCACACCGAGGCCGCGCTCCAGGTCGGGATCGCCCGGCTCAGGGACGGCGACGAGTCCGGGGCCGAGCGGCATCTGCGGTGTGCGGCGGGTGGCGGCAGCGCGGAGGCCGCGTACCGGCTGGCGACCGTGCTCGACGCCCGGCGCCCGCCCGAGCCCGCGCATGAGCTCGGGGAGATCGTGCACGAGAAGAGCGAGTGCGAGGAGTGGTACGAGCGGGCCGCCGGGCAGGGGCACCGGCGGGCGCAGGTGCGGGTCGGGATGCTGGCCGCGGCGCGCGGGGACGTCGTGGAGGCGGCCCGTTGGTACCGGGAGGCCGCGGAGGCCGGGTCCCGCAACGGCGCGTTCAATCTGGGGCTGCTGCTGGCCCGGGAGGGCAGTGAGCCGGAGGCGGCGGTGTGGTGGACCCGGGCCGCCGACGCCGGTCACGGGCGGGCGGCGTTGCGGCTGGCCCTCGTCTACGCGCGTCGCGGCGAGCTGGCCGAGGGGCAGGGGTGGGCCGACCGGGCGGTGGCGCTCGGCCCGGACGAGGTCTCCGAGCGGGCGGCACGGCTGCGGGACGCTCTGCGGGAGGAGCTGTCGGCGTAG